GCCGCAACTGAGACGCGTGGCGGTGTCGCTCGGTGACGTCGTAGTAAAGTTCGACCCGGCCGCCCGCGTACGGGCCCGAATCGATCGGCTTGCTCCGGTGTTCGAGCCAGCGTTCCTCGCGGTCCTCGCCGGCCGTGACGTGACACTCGAACCGCTCGACGTAGCTGTTGTCGTCGTACGTCGCCGTCACCGTCTCCGCGAAGGGCTCCCCGTCGTCGATCCGGTCCCGAATGGTCTCCGCGATCAGTTCCCGTTTGTCCCGACCGATGGCGGCGGTCCGATCGAGGCCGAAGTAGTCCTCCGTGGTCTCGTTGATCCACGCGACCTCGAACGCCTCGTCGAGGACGAAGACGCCGATCTCCGCCTCGTCGAGGACGGTCCGTATCGAGCCGTCGACCGGGGAACCGGCCGGGGCGGGGTCGGTGCCGGCGTCGGAGTCGAAGCCGACATCGGGGTCGGGATCGGAGCTGGTGGCGCTCGTGTCGACCCGCGACGAGTCGGCGTCTCGCGGTCGGTCGGCGCGGTCCCGGACGATACCGATCGTCCCCCGTCGCGTCCCGTCGATCGTGAGGGGGCTGAGACGGACTGCACACGGAACGTCCGTGCCGGCATCGGTCCGGAGCGCGAGTTCGTGCTCCACGACGCTGGAGTCGTCGATCTCGCGTGCGTCCGCCAGTCGTCGATCGATCCGGGCGAGTTCCCGGTCGTCGAACAGGAGCGAGGCGTGTTCCCCGAGGAGATCCGAGCGGGCGTACCCGGTCAGTTCGACGATCGAATCGTCGACCGCGACGATCGTGTCGTCGGCGTCGAGGTGGTACACACCCCCGTCGACCGCATCGGCTAACGTCCCGTACCACTGGAGCCCCTGCCCGTCGGCTCCGTCCGACTGGACCGTTAGCCCGGAATCGCTGACCCGCTTGCTCATGAACCCAGAGTGGCCATTGCAGCGGATAAACCCTCGGCTCCATCGTCCGGTTCCCTGATCGGTTCGACGGACCCGCGGCGAAACCGATCGCGGTCACTGTGGTCGGTCGCGAGCACCGTTCGCGGGTCGATGACGCCGTCGAAAGACCCGACGACGTATCGTGCCGTCATCGAACGACCCGACGAACGCGACGCTACTGGACGCTCCGACGCATCACGACGCCATCGCACGCCCCGACGCATCACGACGACATTTTTCTCCGTCGAGGCCATCTGGGAGGGTATGCGCACCGATCTCGAGTCCCGGCTTCGCGATCGGTTGACCGAGGACGGCTACCTGTTTCCCGACTACGGGAAGTACTGTTTCGCCAGGATTCCCGACACCGTCCGGTCGGTGCTCGGCCACGCGGGAGAGCAGCCGCTCCCGGCGGACGTCCTCGCCGGCCTCGACGGCGAGTACGATCGGGTTCTCGTGTTGCTGGTCGACGGATTCGGTCTCGCGTTCTGGAAACGCCATCGCGGACGGGCGGTGCTCGATCGACTCGACGAACGGGGCATCGTCTCCCCGCTCACGACGATCTACCCCTCCGAGACGGCGGCGGCGCTCACGACGTTTCACACCGGAACGCTGCCGGCGAGCCACGGCCTGCTGGGGTGGGACGTGTACGATCCGGCCGACGACGCCGCGTACGAGGCCTTCACCGCGACCGTCAAGGCGGGCGACGACGCCGTCGACCACGACCTTCAGGACGTCTTCGAGGGGGCTCCGATCTACCCCGATTTCGAGGCGGCCGGGATCGACTGTCGCCACGTCGTCCCGTTCCCGGAGACCTACGACGGAGCGACCTGCCACTCCTACGGCCCGGACGAGAGCCTCGACGGCTTCGAACCGACGCTGCGGAACGCGTTCGCCGCCGCCGACGATCCCGCCTTCCTCTTCGCCTACCTGCCACAGATCGACACCGCCGCCCACGCGTACGGGACCCACTCCGACGAGTACCGCGAGACCGTCGACGACGTGTTCGCGACGATCGATCGGGCCTTCTCGGGGCTCGACGCCGACTCGGCGGGCGACACCCTCGTCGTCCTGACCGCGGACCACGGCCACGTCGACACCGACGCCGGTCGGACCGTCGACCTCGAGACGATCGACGGGGTGGTCGAGGCCCTGGAGCGCCACGGCGACGGCGAGCCGGTTCGGTACGCGGGCAGTCCGCGGAACGTCCATCTGCACCTGCGGGACGGCCGGGTCGAGGACGTCCGCTCGATCCTCGACGATCGACTCGATGCCCGCGTCTTCACGCAGGCGGACGTGCTCGATCGGAGCCTCTTCGGCGGCGGGCCGCGAAGCGAGACGTTCCGCCGGCGACTCGGCGACCTCGTGATCGTCCACCGCGACTCGGGGGTCTGGTACGGCAGCGATCGGCCCAAACTCGACCTGGTCGGGATGCACGGCGGCCTCCACCCCGACGAGATGCTCGTTCCGTTCGCGGCGATCGAACTCGAGGGCCTGCTGGCGTGACAGTACCTCGGGTTGCAGCCCTCTACAACTCCTAAGTCGATATAAGGAGTTCCGAATAATTATAAGGAGCCTTTATTATGTTCGGTGACATACTAGTAGTGAGAACCCGAACACCGTACTGTTCCTTCTCAGAAAGTACCATGACTAACTACGACGTATTACGTGAGTTCGAAGCGGGAATCACAAACGAGCAGTTGGAGCAGGCGGTTGAAAGTTCGGGCGAAGCCATCGAGGAATTCCGAAGTGGAGGGGTACCGATGTCGTATCTCGGCTCCCAGACGTTCCTCAATGAGGATGGATCGATCGGCGCGACGATGTGTCGGTACGACGCAGACTCTGAAGCGACGCTCCGCGAACACAGTGAGCGGGCCGGTCTTGCTGTGAGCGATATCTTCGTGGTTGGCCCCCCGCACGCTGGGATGGCCCCGAAGACCAGCGGCACGTCGAAGTCGGCCTGAAGCGCCGGCTACACGCGAAAGAACAGAACGTTATTTGATAGAAACAGGGTGATGGATACGTGTTCTGTATGCTACGATTCCTTGCTCAAGAGTGAGCGCGTCGGTGAGTGCTGAATACACAGCGCGTGTTCAGCACGACCCAACGAACTAATCGGTATCCGATCGAAATTCCGGCGTTCAGTTCGCACGCGTACTTACCGTTACTGGTACTATTCCGAATACCGATAGTAACTAGACCTGTACGGAGTTCCTCGGGGGAGCGAGTTCCACGGATCGATAGCCGCTGTTATCGTCGTGTCGTCGCAGTCACTGATCATCACGTCTCCGTCGCCGGCGGCGCCCGATCTTGCGGGAACCCTGCACCGCTAAGTGTCCGCGTCCCCGAGGACGCGCTAATGAACGGCAATCGCTTCGGTCGTCTCTTCCAGGTGACCACCTTCGGTGAGAGCCACGGAGAGGCGATGGGCTGTACCGTCTCCGGCTGTCCGGCCGGCCTCGAACTGTCCGCGGAGGACATTCAGGCGGATCTCGATCGACGCAAGCCGGGCCAGTCGATGATCACGACCAGCCGCGGCGAACCCGACGCGGTCTCGATCAAGTCGGGCATCCAGGACGGCTACACGACGGGGACGCCGATCGGGATGGTCATCCAGAACAAGGACGCCCGATCGGGCAAGTACGAACCCTTCATCACCGCGCCGCGGCCGTCCCACGGCGACTTCACCTACTCCGCCAAGTTCGGGACGCGCAACTGGGGCGGCGGCGGCCGATCGTCGGCCCGCGAGACGGTCAACTGGGTCGCCGCGGGCGCGATCGCGAAGAAACTCCTCGAAGGAGCGGGGATCGAACTCAAGGCCCACGTCAACCAGATCGGGGACATCGAGGCTCCCGAGGTGAGCTTCGAGGACATCAAAGCACACAGCGAGGAGAACGACGTCCGCTGTGCCCACCCCGAAACGGCTGACCGGATGCAGGAACGGATCGAGGAGTACCAGGACGAAGGCGACTCGATCGGCGGCAGCATCTACTTCGAGGCCCGGGGCGTCCCCGTCGGCCTCGGCGCGCCGCGGTTCGACTCCCTTTCGGCTCGTCTCGGTCAGGCTATGATGGCGGTTCCGGCGACGACCGCGTTCGAGTTCGGACTCGGGAAGGAAGCGCGCGAGTGGACCGGCAAGGAGCGCAACGACGACTGGGAGTTCGATTCGGAGGGGAACCCGACTCCGGTCGAGAACGACCACGGCGGCATCCAGGGCGGCATCTCCAGCGGCGAACCGGTCTACGGCGAGGTGACGCTGCACGCGCCGACCTCGATCCCGAAGAGCCAGCAGACGGCCGACTGGGAGACCGGCGAGATCAAGGAGGAGCAGGTCATCGGCCGCCACGATCCCGTCCTCCCGCCGCGTGGGGTGCCGGTCGTCGAGGCGATGCTCGCCCTGACACTCGTCGACTTCATGCTGCTGTCGGGCCGCATCAACCCCGATCGGGTCGACGACCGGCCCGGCGAATACGATACGGATTACCACCCGAGCAACCCGCGGAACGAGTAGCGACCCCAGCGGTCCCGTCCTCCGACGTCCCGGTCTTCCAGCGAACCGCGACCTCTGGCGATTTCCAGACGTTCGTTCGATCCGACGCGAGTTGCGACAAGTGGAGCGACCACCTCCTTGTACCATCCTGTGGTAGGTGCTAGCACTTATTGCCGGACCCGTGGTACCCTCTCCTGCCCCCATGGCAGACTTTGACTTACACAGCACGGCGGGGCGACTGGAAGCACTGCGACGGATGCTAACCATTCGCGCATTCGATGAGGAAGCTGGGGATCGGTTCGCAGACGGCGAAATACCGGGGTTCGTACACCTCTACATCGGAGAGGAGGCGGTCGGTGTCGGGACGTGTGCGGCCCTCGACCCGGACGACTTCATTTCGAGCACCCATCGCGGCCACGGCCACTGCATCGCGAAGGGACTCGACCCGAAGTACATGATGGCCGAACTCTACGGCAAGGCCGAGGGCTACTGCAACGGCAAGGGTGGCTCGATGCACATCGCGGACGTCGACGCCGGAATGCTCGGCGCGAACGGGATCGTCGGCGCCGGGCCGCCGCTCGCGACCGGCGCGGCGCTGTCGATCGACTACCAGGACGGCGATCAGATCGCGGTCGGCTTCCTCGGGGACGGGGCCGTCGCGCAGGGCCAGGTTCACGAGGCGATCAACCTCGCTGCGACCTGGGACCTGCCGGCGGTCTTCGTCGTCGAGAACAACCAGTACGGCGAGGGGACGGCGGTCGAGAAGCAACACAACGTCGACAACCTGAGCGACACGGCACAGGCCTACGACATTCCCGGACTGACCGTCGACGGGATGGACGTCACCGCGGTCGAAGAGGGCGTCGCCGAGGCGCGCGAACGCGCCACTGCGGGCGAGGGACCGACGCTCGTCGAGGCCGAGACCTACCGCTACCGCGGCCACTACGAGGGCGACGAGGAGCCCTACCGGGACGACGCGGAGATCGAACGCTGGCAGGAACGGGACCCGATCGACTCGTTCAAGGAACGACTGATCGATCGCGGCGAACTCACGGCCGAGGAGTTCGACGACCTGCAGGCGGCGGTGGAGGCCGAGATAGAGGCGGCGATCGAGTACGCCCAGGAGGCCGATCGGCCGACGCCGGACGAGGCCTACGACGACATGTTCGCCGAGATGCCACCGGAGATCGAACGCTTTGCGGCGGCGGCGAAGGCGAGACCCGACGGCGGTGAGCGAATCTCTGATTCGCGAGCCTCGTCGGAGCACAACTCCGACAGCGGCCGTCAGGGAGGTGACCGACCGTGACCGCACACGCCGAACCGGAGCGCGAACTCGATACCGAAACGGAGACGATGACCGTCCGGGAGGCCATTCGACAGGCCCTCCGCGAAGAACTCGACCGCGACGAGGACGTGTTCCTCATGGGCGAGGACATCGGCGTCTTCGGGGGCGTCCTCGAGGTGACCGGCGACCTCTACGAGGAGTTCGGCGAGGAGCGGGTCCGTGATACCCCGATCAGCGAGGCCGGCTTTACCGGTGCGGCGACGGGTGCCGCGGCAACGGGCACCCGACCGGTCGTCGAACTCATGTTCTCGGACTTCAGCGGCGTCGCGATGGAACAGATCATGAACCAGATGGCGAAGATGCGGTACATGTTCGGCGGGAAGGCCGAGATGCCGCTCACCGTCCGGACCACCGAGGGCGGCGGGATGGGTGCCGCGAGCCAGCACTCGGGGACGGTCCACACCTGGATCGCGCACTTCCCCGGCCTGAAGGCCGTCGCCCCCGGCACCGCCGCGGCCGCGAAGGGGCTGACGAAGGCGGCGATCCGATCGAACGACCCCGTCTTCGTCTTCGAGAACAAGATGATTTACGAACAGCAGGGTGCGGTGCCGACCGACGAGGACTTCACGGTCCCGATCGGCGAGGCCGCGATCGAGCGCGAGGGCGACGACGTCACCGTGGTCGCGACCCAGCGCCTCGTCGGCGAGTCCTTACAGACCGCCGAGAGCATCGCCGACGACGTGGACGTCGAGGTGATCGACGCTCGATCGCTGTACCCGCTCGATACCGAGACGATCGTCGAGAGCGTCGAGAAGACCGGTCGGCTCATCGTCGCCGACGAGAGCCCGCTCTCGTACGGCACCCACGCGGAAATCGTCGCTCGCGTCCAGGAAGAGGCGTTCTTCAGCCTCGACGCACCCATCCAGCGGGTGGGGACGCCCGACACGCACATCCCGTTCAGTCCGACGCTCGAAGAGGAGGTGCTCCCCGACGGCGAGGACGTCCGCGAGGCGATCGAGCGGGTGGCCTGACGACTCGTGACGCACGTTGGACTGATCGTCAACCCCGCCGCTGGCCGCGACATCCGCCGGCTCACCGGCGGTGCCAGCGTCGTCGACAACTACGCGAAGCGCCGGGTCGCGGAGTGCGTGCTCGACGGCCTGACCGCGGTGGCCGATCCGCCGGCGGTACGGGTCATGCCGGACCGATCGGGAATCGCCGACCACGCGATCGAGGCGTCGCCCGACGTCGTGGACGCAACGCTGCTCGACCAACCGGTCGAGAAGTCGTCGGCCGACACCCGCCGGGCTGCCGCCCGGTTTCGCGAGGTGGGGGTCGCCGCGGTGGTCGTCCTCGGCGGTGACGGGACGACCCGCGACGTCGCCCGGGAAATCGGGGACGTCCCGGTGATCGCCGTCTCGACGGGGACGAACAACGTCGTCCCGACGGCCGTCGACGGCACCCTCGCTGGCGTCGCCGCGGCGCTGATCGCGACGGGTGCGGTCCCGGCGGCCGACGTGACCGCGCGACACGGGATGGTCGAGGCGCGTGCCGAGACGTCGACCGGCGAGCGCCGACTGTCGGCGCTCGCGGCCGCCGAAGTGTCCTCGCGATCGTTCGTCGGGACGCGGGCGCTTCTCGATCCGGCCGATCTGTGCGGCGGTGTCGTCTCGCGAGCCCACCCGGGCGACGTCGGTCTCGCGGCCGTCGCAGGTGCGTTCGAGCGAGTCGCACCCACCGATCCAGGCGGCGTCGCGCTCCGACTGGCCGACCCCGCCGACGCTCCGCGAACCGTTCGGTCGGTGCTCGCTCCCGGCGTCACCGCGACCGTCGGGGTCGCGTCCGTCGATCGGCTCGCGTGGGGCGAGACCGCCCAGTTCGACGTCCCCGACGGCGTCGTCGGGGCGGACGGGGAGCGCGAACTGGAACTCACGGGTGCGACGGTCGACCTCACGCCGGTTCTCGAGGGTCCCCGTCTCGTCGACGTCAACGAGACGCTCTCCGCCGGTGCCGACGCCGGTGCGCTCGTCGCCGAGGGGCCCGATCGACTGCCGGCGATCGAGGACTGAGAGACCCGATCGGCCGCCGACTCTCTCGTCCGATCGACGGATGGCAAACGCTAACACGCCTGGAATGGAAGATCTGCTATGGCCAGTGATACCGTTCCACAAGTGGACGTGGAGTTGCCGGAACTCTCGCAGGTCGCGTTCGTCGTCGAGGATCTGGAGGACGGGATGGATCGGTTCGACGGGTTACTCGGAGTCGGCCCCTGGCAGGTCTACCGGTTCGAGCCGCCCGCGCTGACCGATCGGACCTTCCGCGGCGAGACCCACGAGTACTCGATGCGGCTCGCACTCGCGCAACTCGGCGAGACGATGCTCGAACTGATCGAACCGCTCGAGGGCCCCAGCATCTACACCGAGCACCTCGACGAACACGGCGAGGGGCTGCACCACGTCGCCTGTTTCGCGTTCGAGGACCCACACGCGGTCGTCGAGACGTTCGAGGACGCCGGCATGCCGGTGATCCAGAGCGGCAACTTCGACGGGGTCGAGTTCTGGTACTTCGACACCGCGGCCGAACTCAACGGGACGATCTTCGAGACCGCGGCGAACGTCGACGCGATCCCGGAGCCGGACGCGACCTATCCGGAGTAGGGGGAGGGGCGCGACCGTCCGCCCGGCGCGCCGACGAACCCGTCCCGTCAGACTCGTTCCCAGGTGATCTCGACCGGCAGATCGTCCCGGAGGAGCTGCGAGACGTGACAGCCCCGTTCGCCGAGGTCCACGATGCGCTCGATCGTCTCGTCGTCGGCGTCCGTCTCGAGTCGGACCGTCGCCTCGATCCGTTCGACGGACCCGTGTTCGGGTTCGGCGTCGGTGGTCACGTCGATCGCGTCGATCGGCGCGTCGCGCTTCGAGGCCTGGAAGCGCACGCTCAGCGAGAGGCAAGCGGCCAGGCCGCCGAGGAAGACGTCGACCGGTGATGGCCCCGTCTCCGTCCCGCCCGCGTCCTCGGGTTCGTCGAAATCCCACGCGAACGAGCCGGCCTCGATCGTTCCGGCCATGCCATCGGGGTTGTGCGCGGTGACGGTCCGTTCGGGCATCTGCGTTCCGGCGCCCGATCGGCTCTCGGCTTCGCCCTCGATCTCCGCGGGGAGCAGCGACCACGGCTCCTCGAGGTGATCGACGAGCGTCTCGAGGAATCTGGCGGCGTCGGCTCCGTCGACGATCCGGTGATCGAACGTGAGATCGAGCGGGAGGTGACGTCGCCACGTCACCTCGTCGTTCGGGCCGCGAACGGGCGTCTCCGAGACGGCGTCGACGCCGAGGATGGCGACCTGCGGCGGGTTGATGATCGGATCGAACGATTCGACCCCGAGCACGCCGAGGTTCGTCACCGTGAACGTCCCACCCCGCAAGTCGTCCATCGTGTACTCGCCCTCGATCGCCCGCTGGACGAGGTCGCGTCGCTCCGTCGCGATCGTTTCGAGCGACTTGCCGCCGACGTCGGACAGCACCGGCGCGATCAGCCCATCGTCGACGTCCACGGCGATGCCGACGTTGTGATCCGCCCAGAGCCGGTGGACCTCGTCCTCGAACGTCGCGTTGAACGCCGGATGATCGCCGAGAGTCGCCGACACCGCGAGCAACAGCACGTCCTGGACGGAGACGTCCGCTCCGAGGCCCTCGTCCGCGGCGTTCGTCGCGGCGAACAGGGCCTCGGCGTCCGCGGTGCGATGGACCGTCACGTGCACGGCGTCCCGGTAGCTCTCGCCGAGCCGTCTGGCGATCGTCTTGCGCATCCCGCCGAACGATCGCGTCTCCGCGGGGGTTCGTCCGGTCGCGTCGGTCGCCCCGGTCGCCGCTTCCTCGACGTCCTCTTCGGTGATCGCTCCCTGGTAGCCCGATCCCTCGACGGACGTCAGGTCGACGTCCAGTTCGTCCGCCCGTTTTCGCGCCCGTGGAGACGCGTCGACGTCGGCTTCGTCGGCCGGTTCGCCCTCGGCCGCTGCCTCGACGTCGTCCTCGGTGATCGCTCCCTGGTAGCCCGTCCCCTCGACGGACGTCAGGTCGACGCCGAGATTTTCGGCGCGTTCTCTGGCGCGTGGCGACGCCTTTACATCGGCCCCCTGGTCGCCGCCAGTTTCGGGTTCGACCACCGGTTCCTCGTGGCTACCCGTGGCCGGATCAGCGGCTGTGCCGGACTCGTGCGTTGCCGCCTCCGTCTCCGCCGTCAGGTCGGTCTCCGCTTCCGCCTCGAGTTCGGTGATGTCCGCGTCGGCGGGTGCGACGATTCCGATCGGAGTTCCGGGTGGGACCGTCTCGCCTTCCTCGATGTACGTTCGCCGGAGGACGCCGTGTTCACGCGCTTCGACCTCGGCGACGCTCT
The nucleotide sequence above comes from Halosolutus halophilus. Encoded proteins:
- the aroC gene encoding chorismate synthase; amino-acid sequence: MNGNRFGRLFQVTTFGESHGEAMGCTVSGCPAGLELSAEDIQADLDRRKPGQSMITTSRGEPDAVSIKSGIQDGYTTGTPIGMVIQNKDARSGKYEPFITAPRPSHGDFTYSAKFGTRNWGGGGRSSARETVNWVAAGAIAKKLLEGAGIELKAHVNQIGDIEAPEVSFEDIKAHSEENDVRCAHPETADRMQERIEEYQDEGDSIGGSIYFEARGVPVGLGAPRFDSLSARLGQAMMAVPATTAFEFGLGKEAREWTGKERNDDWEFDSEGNPTPVENDHGGIQGGISSGEPVYGEVTLHAPTSIPKSQQTADWETGEIKEEQVIGRHDPVLPPRGVPVVEAMLALTLVDFMLLSGRINPDRVDDRPGEYDTDYHPSNPRNE
- a CDS encoding thiamine pyrophosphate-dependent dehydrogenase E1 component subunit alpha; translated protein: MADFDLHSTAGRLEALRRMLTIRAFDEEAGDRFADGEIPGFVHLYIGEEAVGVGTCAALDPDDFISSTHRGHGHCIAKGLDPKYMMAELYGKAEGYCNGKGGSMHIADVDAGMLGANGIVGAGPPLATGAALSIDYQDGDQIAVGFLGDGAVAQGQVHEAINLAATWDLPAVFVVENNQYGEGTAVEKQHNVDNLSDTAQAYDIPGLTVDGMDVTAVEEGVAEARERATAGEGPTLVEAETYRYRGHYEGDEEPYRDDAEIERWQERDPIDSFKERLIDRGELTAEEFDDLQAAVEAEIEAAIEYAQEADRPTPDEAYDDMFAEMPPEIERFAAAAKARPDGGERISDSRASSEHNSDSGRQGGDRP
- a CDS encoding VOC family protein produces the protein MASDTVPQVDVELPELSQVAFVVEDLEDGMDRFDGLLGVGPWQVYRFEPPALTDRTFRGETHEYSMRLALAQLGETMLELIEPLEGPSIYTEHLDEHGEGLHHVACFAFEDPHAVVETFEDAGMPVIQSGNFDGVEFWYFDTAAELNGTIFETAANVDAIPEPDATYPE
- a CDS encoding DUF4242 domain-containing protein, producing the protein MTNYDVLREFEAGITNEQLEQAVESSGEAIEEFRSGGVPMSYLGSQTFLNEDGSIGATMCRYDADSEATLREHSERAGLAVSDIFVVGPPHAGMAPKTSGTSKSA
- a CDS encoding NAD(+)/NADH kinase, translating into MTHVGLIVNPAAGRDIRRLTGGASVVDNYAKRRVAECVLDGLTAVADPPAVRVMPDRSGIADHAIEASPDVVDATLLDQPVEKSSADTRRAAARFREVGVAAVVVLGGDGTTRDVAREIGDVPVIAVSTGTNNVVPTAVDGTLAGVAAALIATGAVPAADVTARHGMVEARAETSTGERRLSALAAAEVSSRSFVGTRALLDPADLCGGVVSRAHPGDVGLAAVAGAFERVAPTDPGGVALRLADPADAPRTVRSVLAPGVTATVGVASVDRLAWGETAQFDVPDGVVGADGERELELTGATVDLTPVLEGPRLVDVNETLSAGADAGALVAEGPDRLPAIED
- a CDS encoding alkaline phosphatase family protein — translated: MRTDLESRLRDRLTEDGYLFPDYGKYCFARIPDTVRSVLGHAGEQPLPADVLAGLDGEYDRVLVLLVDGFGLAFWKRHRGRAVLDRLDERGIVSPLTTIYPSETAAALTTFHTGTLPASHGLLGWDVYDPADDAAYEAFTATVKAGDDAVDHDLQDVFEGAPIYPDFEAAGIDCRHVVPFPETYDGATCHSYGPDESLDGFEPTLRNAFAAADDPAFLFAYLPQIDTAAHAYGTHSDEYRETVDDVFATIDRAFSGLDADSAGDTLVVLTADHGHVDTDAGRTVDLETIDGVVEALERHGDGEPVRYAGSPRNVHLHLRDGRVEDVRSILDDRLDARVFTQADVLDRSLFGGGPRSETFRRRLGDLVIVHRDSGVWYGSDRPKLDLVGMHGGLHPDEMLVPFAAIELEGLLA
- a CDS encoding 2-oxo acid dehydrogenase subunit E2, which codes for MGYIVKMPKLGLEMERGELLAWEIDDGATVEEGDVIAEVESEKSVAEVEAREHGVLRRTYIEEGETVPPGTPIGIVAPADADITELEAEAETDLTAETEAATHESGTAADPATGSHEEPVVEPETGGDQGADVKASPRARERAENLGVDLTSVEGTGYQGAITEDDVEAAAEGEPADEADVDASPRARKRADELDVDLTSVEGSGYQGAITEEDVEEAATGATDATGRTPAETRSFGGMRKTIARRLGESYRDAVHVTVHRTADAEALFAATNAADEGLGADVSVQDVLLLAVSATLGDHPAFNATFEDEVHRLWADHNVGIAVDVDDGLIAPVLSDVGGKSLETIATERRDLVQRAIEGEYTMDDLRGGTFTVTNLGVLGVESFDPIINPPQVAILGVDAVSETPVRGPNDEVTWRRHLPLDLTFDHRIVDGADAARFLETLVDHLEEPWSLLPAEIEGEAESRSGAGTQMPERTVTAHNPDGMAGTIEAGSFAWDFDEPEDAGGTETGPSPVDVFLGGLAACLSLSVRFQASKRDAPIDAIDVTTDAEPEHGSVERIEATVRLETDADDETIERIVDLGERGCHVSQLLRDDLPVEITWERV
- a CDS encoding alpha-ketoacid dehydrogenase subunit beta, with the protein product MTVREAIRQALREELDRDEDVFLMGEDIGVFGGVLEVTGDLYEEFGEERVRDTPISEAGFTGAATGAAATGTRPVVELMFSDFSGVAMEQIMNQMAKMRYMFGGKAEMPLTVRTTEGGGMGAASQHSGTVHTWIAHFPGLKAVAPGTAAAAKGLTKAAIRSNDPVFVFENKMIYEQQGAVPTDEDFTVPIGEAAIEREGDDVTVVATQRLVGESLQTAESIADDVDVEVIDARSLYPLDTETIVESVEKTGRLIVADESPLSYGTHAEIVARVQEEAFFSLDAPIQRVGTPDTHIPFSPTLEEEVLPDGEDVREAIERVA